One Proteinivorax tanatarense DNA segment encodes these proteins:
- a CDS encoding sodium-dependent transporter: MSNKRDQFGSNLGFIMAAAGSAIGLGNIWRFPTVVGQSGGGAFVMLYLLIILAIGVPIMIAELSVGRKGQRSIVGAFSEIIPGTKFRITGILGTIAGFIILSFYSVIAGWGLAYIFKFLTGSFAGLDNDAIANVFTDLVTNPFWAIAWHFIFMTITVSVVIGGIKNGIEKVSKTLMPILFFLLVALAIRSITLDGAMEGLAWFLTPDFSQITIGTVLSALGQVFFTLSLGMGAIMTYGTYLSKKENLPKSAVMISIADLGIAVLAGIIIIPAVFAFGLDPDSGPGLIFITLPAVFGEMPFGNFFGTLFFVLFSIAAVTSAISLLEVTVSYFIDELKWSRKKASILAGIAIFILGIPSALGEGVWSSFTILGNTFLDFADSLTAVYILPLVGLLTVTFVGWVWKPENALKHIEEEGNTFSMGKYWAFLVKWILPIILFYILASGIWDSLREILF, from the coding sequence ATGTCTAACAAAAGAGATCAATTTGGTTCTAATTTAGGTTTTATTATGGCGGCAGCAGGTTCTGCTATTGGTTTAGGTAACATTTGGCGTTTCCCCACAGTAGTTGGGCAAAGTGGTGGCGGAGCATTTGTTATGCTTTATTTGCTTATCATACTAGCAATAGGAGTTCCGATAATGATTGCAGAATTATCTGTGGGACGAAAAGGTCAAAGAAGTATAGTAGGTGCCTTTTCAGAAATTATACCAGGAACTAAATTTAGAATAACTGGCATTCTCGGAACTATCGCCGGCTTTATAATTCTTAGTTTTTATTCGGTAATTGCTGGATGGGGTCTGGCATATATTTTTAAGTTTCTTACAGGTAGCTTTGCTGGTCTTGATAATGATGCTATAGCCAATGTTTTTACAGATTTAGTAACTAACCCCTTTTGGGCAATTGCATGGCACTTTATCTTTATGACTATAACGGTTTCAGTTGTCATCGGCGGCATCAAAAATGGGATTGAAAAAGTAAGTAAAACACTGATGCCAATACTATTTTTTCTGCTAGTTGCATTAGCTATAAGATCAATAACCCTTGATGGAGCAATGGAAGGCTTGGCATGGTTTTTAACTCCTGACTTTTCTCAAATCACCATTGGAACGGTACTAAGTGCTCTAGGTCAAGTTTTCTTTACCTTAAGTTTAGGTATGGGAGCTATTATGACTTACGGTACTTATTTATCTAAAAAAGAAAACTTACCTAAAAGCGCAGTTATGATTTCTATAGCTGACTTAGGCATTGCCGTGTTAGCTGGAATCATTATTATCCCTGCAGTATTTGCTTTTGGTTTAGACCCTGATTCTGGCCCTGGGCTTATCTTTATAACTTTACCAGCTGTGTTTGGAGAAATGCCTTTTGGAAATTTCTTTGGAACTTTATTTTTTGTTCTATTTTCTATAGCAGCTGTAACATCTGCTATTTCACTTTTAGAAGTTACTGTTTCCTATTTTATAGATGAGCTAAAATGGAGCCGAAAAAAAGCGTCTATCTTAGCTGGAATTGCAATCTTTATTTTGGGAATACCATCAGCTTTAGGTGAAGGTGTTTGGTCTAGCTTTACTATCCTAGGAAATACCTTCTTAGATTTTGCGGATAGTCTTACTGCGGTGTATATACTACCTCTTGTAGGTCTATTAACAGTTACTTTTGTTGGTTGGGTTTGGAAGCCTGAAAACGCTCTTAAGCACATAGAAGAAGAAGGAAATACTTTTTCTATGGGAAAATATTGGGCTTTTCTAGTTAAATGGATTTTGCCTATAATATTATTTTACATTTTAGCAAGTGGTATATGGGACAGTTTAAGAGAAATATTATTTTAA